Proteins from a genomic interval of Desulfurobacterium sp. TC5-1:
- the hslV gene encoding ATP-dependent protease subunit HslV translates to MSETFHGTTICAVIRDGKVAMAGDGQVTLGNTVFKNGARKVRKIYNNSVLVGFAGSVADAFSLLERFESKLISFGGNLLKSAVELAKDWRTDRVLRRLEAMLLVADRSRILLISGNGDVIEPDIPVMAIGSGGAYAQAAATALYENTDLSAREIVEKSLKIAGSICIYTNVNIVVEELS, encoded by the coding sequence ATGAGTGAGACTTTTCACGGTACCACCATATGTGCCGTTATAAGAGATGGTAAAGTTGCTATGGCTGGTGATGGCCAGGTTACACTTGGAAACACAGTTTTTAAAAATGGTGCAAGAAAGGTTAGGAAAATATATAACAATAGTGTACTTGTCGGTTTTGCCGGTTCTGTTGCTGATGCCTTTTCTCTCCTTGAAAGGTTTGAGTCTAAATTGATTTCCTTTGGTGGAAATCTCTTAAAATCTGCCGTTGAACTTGCAAAAGACTGGCGGACAGATAGGGTTTTAAGGCGGCTTGAAGCGATGCTTCTTGTTGCCGATAGGAGCAGGATTCTTCTCATTTCAGGTAACGGTGATGTGATAGAACCTGATATTCCAGTTATGGCAATAGGTTCTGGTGGTGCTTACGCTCAAGCTGCAGCAACAGCTCTCTATGAGAATACTGACCTTTCTGCCAGAGAGATTGTTGAGAAATCTCTAAAAATAGCCGGAAGTATATGTATATATACCAACGTTAACATAGTGGTTGAGGAACTTTCTTAG
- a CDS encoding TrkH family potassium uptake protein, with translation MKVRGIDLTVVFKVVVSILFYMSLSLLIPATYSLVVGDGQVMDFIYPFLLVGSIYLLAYQIEIRDDLTLKEAILSISLIWLVFPAISAMAYWINGAIPDFIEAYFESASGFTTTGASILTNVEAMPKSLLLWRSTTNWVGGLGFVVFAIALLPALGSGGMQMMKFEASKAVEEKLKPKVKEVARIIFVIYNGLIIAEILLLLLGGMPLFDAVNHAFCTIATGGFSVKNSSIGSYHNVFIEMVVALFMVFGSVNFLNWYHFYRTKNWRVFFKSEENKLYFTILGVAIVLCTLVLTVDGFYNPFQALRYSIFQVINSASTTGFSSTDYTHWPTFVLAVLIILEFLGGVSGSTAGGLKQFRLVALGKSIYGELKKTAHPRLVYRIKLDGKTLDFSALNAIWAFGAAFTFVTVIVGILLCLTGTDLVTAFSSSIACASCSGPGLLKTGPAGNYHFFADWQKLILSIEMILGRLEIFALFAVFMPSFWKD, from the coding sequence ATGAAAGTTAGGGGTATTGATTTAACGGTAGTGTTTAAAGTTGTCGTCTCAATCCTCTTTTACATGTCTTTGTCGCTTCTTATCCCTGCCACTTATTCTCTCGTTGTTGGTGACGGTCAGGTTATGGATTTTATTTATCCATTTCTTCTTGTAGGTTCAATTTATCTGCTTGCTTATCAGATAGAGATAAGGGATGATTTGACTTTAAAAGAGGCCATTCTTTCTATTTCTCTTATATGGCTTGTGTTTCCGGCAATTTCGGCAATGGCTTACTGGATAAATGGTGCCATTCCTGACTTTATAGAGGCTTACTTTGAATCTGCTTCAGGTTTCACGACCACAGGTGCTTCGATACTGACAAATGTGGAGGCAATGCCAAAGAGTCTCCTTCTATGGCGTTCAACGACAAACTGGGTCGGTGGTTTAGGATTCGTCGTTTTTGCCATTGCCCTTCTGCCTGCCCTTGGATCAGGTGGCATGCAGATGATGAAATTTGAAGCTTCAAAGGCGGTAGAAGAAAAGCTGAAACCGAAGGTTAAAGAAGTTGCAAGGATAATCTTTGTCATCTATAACGGTTTGATAATTGCTGAGATTTTGCTCCTCCTTTTAGGAGGAATGCCGCTTTTTGACGCTGTTAACCACGCCTTTTGTACCATAGCAACAGGTGGCTTTTCAGTTAAGAACAGCAGTATAGGAAGTTACCACAACGTTTTTATAGAGATGGTTGTTGCACTTTTTATGGTGTTTGGCTCAGTTAACTTCCTCAACTGGTATCACTTTTACAGGACAAAAAACTGGAGAGTTTTCTTTAAATCAGAAGAAAACAAACTTTACTTTACAATTCTTGGTGTGGCGATAGTTTTATGTACTCTTGTTCTTACAGTCGATGGATTTTACAATCCATTTCAGGCTTTAAGGTACAGTATATTTCAGGTGATTAATTCTGCTTCAACGACAGGTTTTTCTTCAACAGACTATACTCACTGGCCGACATTCGTTTTAGCGGTGCTTATCATCCTTGAGTTTTTGGGAGGTGTTTCCGGTTCAACGGCAGGTGGTTTAAAGCAGTTCAGGCTTGTAGCTTTAGGCAAGTCTATCTATGGAGAGCTTAAAAAAACGGCACATCCGAGACTTGTTTACAGGATAAAGCTGGACGGTAAAACGCTTGATTTTTCCGCGCTTAATGCAATATGGGCTTTTGGTGCGGCTTTTACCTTTGTCACGGTTATTGTGGGGATACTCCTCTGTCTTACCGGCACGGATCTTGTAACGGCCTTCTCCTCTTCTATTGCCTGTGCCAGCTGTTCCGGTCCGGGTCTTTTGAAAACCGGTCCTGCCGGTAACTATCACTTTTTTGCAGACTGGCAGAAGCTTATCCTTTCTATAGAAATGATTCTGGGAAGACTTGAGATTTTTGCCCTTTTTGCCGTCTTCATGCCTTCTTTCTGGAAAGATTGA